The DNA window CTCAAAAATGGCGGTTGTCGGCGCCGTCACAAGCCTCTTCACTGGCTTCTCCGGCAACTCCAATCAATCGCACATCCGCCTCCCCTCCTCCGCTAAAGCTTGCCGACGCCGCGTCGTCGCCATGGCAAAGGTGActtgtttttaattaatttatttgtgaatAAATATTTGGGCTTCATCTAATTCATTTGTCAGCTCAATAGCTTCGCCACGCGCTGCTTTCCTGATTATACCTTTCCTGATTATGTCTTTCATAAGCCCCAAGATCATTTCGCCCCCAggttttatcatttttaaaaaaaattaaatgatattccAATTTGTTTGAATCTTAATCATTTGTAATTTGGTTATTAGAGAGCATGGTATCAGACTGGAGACAAAGAACAAAGTCACCTTTGCCATGGCGACGACGCCGCGGCGGCAATCTTTAGCGGAGAGGGGAGGCGGATGTGCGGTTGCCGGAGAAGCCAGTTAAGAGGAGGCTGGTGACGGCGCCGACAACCGCCATGTCGGAGTGCTTGTACGTGGACTGTGGCTgagttaaaactcttaaatcagTATTGTCTCACTATATATAGGaaacttagagcatccgcagcgtgACGGACGTCTGTCGGTCCGTACCGCTGGTAAGGACACCCCTgttcgccgctgcgctcttgtcgctggcacgacgctgttcttagctaagagcatgtTCATGCCGCTGAGCAGGACGACGTGGCACGTTTCTATTGGTCTGTcggcattttctttttctttttctttttaaaaaatagaaaataataccaacaataaaaaaaatattttcggattcccaaaaatatatagattttattaccattttttgaatttttttttgaatttttttttaaaaaatttaatcccaaaatcatctataaatatacacattcatcatccgtTTTTGCGAAATTCAGCCAcaagtagtgggtttttttaattttatgaatttaattatgtaatttttaatttttaagactttaattatgaaaattttaatttttagaattttaattatgtaatttttgatttttttttgtaatttgtaatattattccgattatttttaatgcattttaatattgtggaaatgttttaatttaaattgaataatagaatggttggacctttgagcatgtccttgcggaagagcacggatgtgggtgttgtgctcttgcctaagagcagggaataaaagtgggtccgggcccacatccgtgctcgttggtaagagcacggatgtggatgctcttagggttattttatatcatttgatatttaatttatttgaatgacaaaatcattttatatcatttgatatttaatttaattgaataacaaaatcaagtaagcttttttatttaagttaatttttattaaaataagataaataaaatcTTTGATTTTCACACACCGgagtaggggtgagcaaaaaaatcggaaaccgaatatccgaactgaatcaaaccaaaattttgaaattcggttcggttttttcggtttttcggttcggttcggttttaaaaataaaaaaaattcagtttttcggttcggttcgggcgaagaaaaaactgaaaaaccgaaaaaccgaattttatatatattctattaatttaatatattatattatatataatatatatatatattcttttaatatattctattatataatatatattatatgtattattaattttatattatatataaatattctattagtatatataaaataaaataaaatacacatatataaatatatatttatattatatttatttttttcaggtttttcggttttttttcgggtttttaggttttgttcgggttttcggttttttaagttcggtttttagtttttcggcttccgtttttcagtttttcgggttcggttcggtttggattttgaactaaattcggtttttcgatttttgttcgattttggcaaaaaaccgaaccgaaacccgaatgcacacccctacacCGGAGACAGCCGCCCTCATTCACATCTCATCTTCTTTGTGAGAGTGTCGAAacaaaattattgatatttaataaaattacttTTTGATACATGAGAACAcctaatagtaataaataatagtacttcCAAAAAAAACAATGCCATCTTTCCAATTGATTATCGACGACgatatttcttaatttttagTAGAATTATTAGATATGATAAATATCTTGAATTCTCTATAATTAGTAGgtattaaaatatttacatATTCCTAGAATGTTAGGAAAATATCTAGATTTTGAGAAAAAATCTAGATATGAGAATTCTGGAATATGAAGTGAATGCCTATAAATAGGAGATAGTTCTAACATTTTGTATAAATTGAGAACTTGATAAGtttgagaaataaagagtgTTTCTTACTTTCCCCATATCACCACTCCAAAAATCATTTCCCTTCGCACAGAATTGACAATATTAAGTAATCTAATCTAATATATCAATATCAAAACACGATaacaattactactacttaaacatcttcttcctcctcatcTTCCTCGTTAAGAGTCTGCATAAGGATTTTACTCTTAAGGATTTTTCATGTGTGCTTTGGCAGGCTTTTGTGCCTTTTCATTATCTCCATCGGTTCTTTGGAAGGAATTATCAGTTTAATGCGTTCCATCTCTCGTTTTCTTCGTACGTCACTTACATACCTTATACATGGCATCAACTCCAGGCTAGCTTTACCATTGCTGGATGTTTTACGAAACTCGACCTTCACTTCTTTGATTACTGTTGCACCGAGAATCTTGCGGGTCTCTAGTTTTATACTAATGTTCGCACGTTTCCTTCCAATAAACTTCCCGAACAAATGCAGATTTTCAAGAGCCTCCTCCATACTTTTCATCGCATAATACATCGATATGGGAATTCCAACTGGAATATCGAAACCtgaataaaaagaaattaaaatatttgagTAACAAcagaaaattataattataaatttataaaactatAATCACTAGTACTTACTCTCACTGGATATCCAAATATTGCACAAATGATTGCACAAAAAAGTGATCAAGAACAAGATCGGAAGAGAGAAGCTGAATACTAAACACGATATTGTAGTATATTATTATTGCGCTAAAGccaactttttattttataaaaatcctTACCAAATAGCACAAATGCACAAAAAAGTGATTAAGAAcaagagaggaagagagaagaTGAGAAAGTGATGATCTTAACTCTGTGTATACAACTCAGAATACGAAAATTGAGCAATGAGTAATTCACAAAATTAGTTACAGCAAAGTGTTGAAAACTGCCATCTATTAACGGCTAGTTTTTCTAATTAACTAACTTGAGTTGAATCTTGATCGGAGGGATGCTTATCCATGCTGTGCTCTCATGCATCCTCACTTTCCTTTGCCTCAGTCCTGGCCTGGCCTGATGGCAACCACAGGTCTCTTGCCTCGTTCTGCAACCCCTTGTACAAGCTCGTACTAGATTGGTGGCGGCCGAGATGGAGGATGAGATGAAATTAGCAATAGGTAAGTATGCTTCAATTTGGGGATTATATCAGTTTAATCATGATCAATTTGCATGGAAACTTTGATTTATGGAGTGTTTGCTTCTTGTTTCCTTAATtacttttgtaattttattgtaGGGGTTGGGTGTGAGATTTGAGTCCCTGAAGCAAAATGACTTGTTGGGAGGCTATCAATCTTCTTGTGAGAGGTTTGTGAAGAAGATTGGTGGGTTATAACTTATAACCTTCTTCCTTCTCTGATGTTGAAAAAAATATGGAACCGGTAATGTGAATCTTTCCATCATTTCATTTATAGGAGTAGTTCTTAAAATGTTGCATCCTAATTATATGATTCTAAAATTTGTATTCATACTGCTGagcaatttatgtatttatttcaGAGTTAATTATATTCAGAAGAGGCATTGATTTTCAGCCTACTAGATTTACTACCAAAATCATCCTAATAAATGTAAATGTAGGTCTCATCAACtcattaatttggataaataatcTCTCTTTCTCATAAATTGCTTTGacaataaaagagaaaaaaaaaggaacaaaTCTTGTGCCACAACCTAATAATTCAATTCCTAGCATATAACAAGAGAGCCCATTCATAAAAAAGTCTCTGACTTTGAGGAATTTCATTAAGTAACAATACATAGTATATCACCTAAAAATAGATGAAATTACACTTCAAAATATTACTATAGTACATATGTATGGACCCTTAACTCCATCCTCTCTGTTACACAATGAAGCTAAAAACAACCCCAATTTATGgggaaaaaaaaactaatcttGCAACTGCTCATATCTTAGAATCAAACCAATGATCTCAATAGCTAGTCTTGAAAGGCTTATAAACCTTGAGATCAGAAACAACTCCAGCAACTGagccagcagcagcagcaatagATATGATCAAACAAGCCCCACTCAACATCTGCAAACAGATCCATCTTGAGCTCCACTTAGGAATCTTGTGGCTACTGATATACATCTCGACCGGGAAGAACACCGTGAGGGGCCAGAACCCCAACGCCCCGATCAACCCCACGACGTCATTGAAGAAGGGCATGATCATGGAGATCACAGTCGTTGTCACCACGAACAGGGTCCTCCACACGAGCCTGAACAGGTTGAGCTTGAAGGGGCTCTTTAGGCCCGGGACTGGGACCGGGATCTCCTTGTTTATGACGGAAAACGTGCTCTCTGGGAGGTGTTTTTCTGCGACTTTCTCGATGAAGGCGAATAAGGGCTGGCAGAAGACCTGGTAGGCGCCAACGAGGTGGATGATTATGGCTGCGTTGGCGATGTCCAGGAGCCAGTAGGGGTTGTAGAATCCGAAGCCGGTGAGGAGGTTGCCCGGGGACATGTCACCGAATGCTGCGTAGCCGAAGCAGCCGCAGAGCATGTAGAAGATGGTGGTGACAGATACACTTATCATGGAGGCCTTCTTCATTGTCTTGTATTCAGATGGTGGGGATTTGATTGTGTCCTGTAATGAATAAGGTTTTTTGTAAGATTATGTCATGTGATTTAAGGTAATAAAAGAGGTTTCTTTTTCAAGAAATGTACCTGAATTTCAATGAGAATCAATGAGTAAGAATAGGCAAAAGCCATTGCTCCAAGTGCTTGGAAGCTTCTCCAAACCTTCTCCATTTCTGTGACTTCACCAATGCTTACTCCTGTGAGGCTTCCTCTGATTTGCCCATTTTCTAGAAACACACACAACAAACACTTTGGAATCAAGAATCAAGAATCAAGAATTGGAGATGGAAATTAGTATACATACCAGCAACTTTGGAGATTCCAAGGCCTAAGCCAATGAGGGAGTAAGTGAAGGACATGACAGCAGCAACAATAGAGAGCCACCAAATCTCATCAAACTTGGGGATTTGTGAGAGAACCACTTGCAACACACCAAATGCAATCATGTAAGAATTGTTAGAGACTTTGCAAGGATCTTCATGCCCTTTTGTGTGGAAGCAATTTGACCTCTCAATAGCCCTATTCCACATTCCAAACATTTCAACAAACACATCCAAACACTAGCATACCCAATAAtctcaaacacacacacaaatacacaaaaCTCACATCATGCTTATAGAAGCAGCAATGGTGTAGCCAATAGCAGTCCCAAAGAGATTCAAGTACTGAACTGCCCCACATAGCTTAACATGCACCCCACCTGAAAATCCAAcaaaaaattaatcccaaaatcacatctttagccaaaatacgaatttaggGTGATTTTAGAAAAAGATTCCCCGAAtgagaatttttttattattatgtaaaAGGAAACACGCCAATGTTATGGACGTATTTCCTTtcacaaaatatgaaaaaaagaatccaaagaatctttttttaaaatcatcCATAAAGATTCCTTTATACAAAATCATTAAGGAAAAAAGATTCCCTGAATGAGAATCTTTATTTTTGTATCCCGTAAAAGGAAACACGCCAATATTACCAGCGTATTTCCCTTTCACaaaatacgaaaaaaaaaatctggGGAATCTTTTTTTCCTCATctaaaattctaatttttaccacatttccacaaattttccaaaCATTTCAAGAACACAAACCTAGGTTGGACCTAACAGCATCCATGTAAGTATAGTTCCTCTTGCCGGTGTCGGGGTCGCCGGAGCGGTAGCACGAGGCGAGAAGGGTGGAAGCGTAGTATGTGACAAAGGAGAACATGAAGAGCATTGCGGGGCCCGCAATCCATCCCAATTGAGCAGTGGCCCAAGCCAGAGACAGAACTCCCGATCCGATCACGGCGGTTATGATGTGTGAAGTAGCCGTGAAAAGGGTTCCTATACATATATTGTTGGAGTATAATCTCACAATCACCGTTGGATGCAGCAAGCTaaaaatcaatgtcattctcaACAGCTGTAGATTTGTTAGAGGTTGAGCTCGTTCAAGATATTATTAAGCTCGGCATATTATTGAGCACGGTGTTCTATTAAGCTCGGTGAGCTCGGTGTTCTATTAAGCTCGGTGAGCTCGGTGTTTTATTAAGCTCGGTGAGCTCGGCGGTTTATTGAGCTCAGCATTTCATTGAGCTTCGGCATCATacagcacttcggcatcatacagcacttcggcatcatacagcacttcggcatcatgcagcacttcggcatcatgcagcacttcggcatgttgATGCAAACCAAGAAACGGGAAGTGGCCGTTGGAACAGTTATAACTGATTTGATAACTAACATCTCAAGAGAGCCGTTGGAGGATGAAGGGACTGATATAAAGCAGACGAACTGCATCTGAAATAGTTAATCAGCTACTTCGGtattcaagaaaagagtctccaaactatcacttgattagttcttggtttagaattagattagaggtgttgagttcttggagagagttcttgagtgattgtaaacatctgcatatttctcaatatactgaatcatattgcctttggccgtggacgtagatcttacgatcgaaccacgtaaaactctagtgtttttctttttcgcatggttgtcatcatcgaacttttgcatactttcacaacaagtggcgccgtctgtgggaagcgcaATCGGAGTTGATATCGATGACGACGACGAGGTACGAAGCGGAGAAATTCTCGGGGAAGAATGACTTTGGTCTGTGGCAGATCAAGATGAAGGCTCTGTTGATCCAGCAAGGGCTCGATGAAGCAATCGAGCCAATTGATCCGaaggggaaagaaaaagaagatctcGATGAGAAGAGCGTGAGGAAGAAGGCTGAGATTGCCAAGAAAGCCCATAGCGCCATTATTCTCAATCTCACGGACAAGGTGTTGCGCGAGGTTGCAAAGGAGACCACAGCGCATGGGGTATGGACGAAGCTCGAAGCGCTATACATGACCAAGTCGCTTGCTAATCGCCTATACATGAAGCAGCGCCTCTTCTCATACAAGATTCTTGAAGACCGACCCTTCGCAGAGCAGATTGATGATTTCAGCAAGAATCTGGAtgatttggagaatgtagatggccccatgaagaatgaagacaaggccatctTGCTCTTGAATGCTCTTCCCAAAACATTCCAGCATCTTAAAGATGCAATGCTGTTTGGCCGGAATGCAGAATCTGGAATCACATATGAAGAAGTTCAGTGTGCTCTTCGATCAAAGGAGCTTGAAAAGAACTCTTCGAAGACAAATGAAGGAAGTGGCAGTCAAGCCTTGAATGTAAAGGCAttcaaaggcaagaaaaagaaattcaatcagAATCAAAAGCCTAAGTATCAGAAGCAAAATGAGGAGAAGCGAAGCTGTCATTActgcaagaaacctgggcatCTCAAAAGGGATTGCTACTCGTGGAAAAGGAAGCAAAACGAAGAGAAGGCTACTCAAAATCAGGCTGATCTTGCAGAAGACACAGATCCACCCCAGATCATGAATGTGGTGAGTGGTGGGATAGAGAgttcttggataatggactccgggtgcagcttccatatttgTTCCAACAAAGCTTGGTTTGAAAACCTTTCTGAGGCAACCGGGTCAGTAAtgttggggaatgatcagaTGTGCTACATCAAAGGCATTGGAGACATCAGATTGAGAGCTCATGATGGATCAACAAAACTGCTTACTCAAGTCAGGTACATCCCtgagattaagaggaatttgatttCACTTGGCATGCTTGAATCTAGAGGTTTCAGGTTTTCTTCTGAGAAAGGCTACATGAATGTCTCACTTAATGGAAAAATCTTGCTGATTGCTGAGAGAAGAAACAGTTTATACTATCTAGTAGCAGAAACTGTTGTTGCTTCAGTGAATCTTGCAGAGGACTCTGATATAGGTCTGTGGCACAAGAGGCTCGGCCATCTTGGAGAAAGTGGGATGAGAGAACTGATCAAGAAAGGGGTCATTCCGGCTGGAAGTGATCAGAGGTTCAAGGAATGTGAACACTGTGCTCTGGGGAAGAGCAAGAAGCTACCATACAAGGCTGGAAAACACACCTCAAAATTACCTCTTGACTATGCGCATTGTGATTTATGGGGTCCAGCTCAGCCTGCTTCTAtgggaggaggcaggtatttcatGTCAATAATAGATGACTATAGCAGAAAGGTCTGGATATACATCCTAAAGCAGAAGTCACaagcatttgaaaaattcagagAATGGTGCACAGAGATGAAGTTGAAGAAATCCACCACTCTCAAGTGCTTGAGGACTGATAACGGGCTGGAGTTCTTATCTGAAGATTTTGAGTCTTTCTGCAAAACAAATGGGATACAAAGGCATAGGACAGTCCCGGCTAATCCGCAACAAAACGGagttgctgaaagaatgaaCCGAACACTCCTCGATAGAGTCAGATGCATGCTTTTATCATCAGGCTTGCCAAAGATGTTCTGGGGGGAGGCAGTGTGTACTGCTGCGGTGCTAATTAACAGCTCTCCATCATCAGCTATAGGAAATGAAATCCCAGATGTCAGATGGTATGGTGGAGATAGAGAGTACAACCAGTTCAAGGTGTTCGGTTGTAGAGCATATGCCCACTGCAAGCAGGGAAAGCTTGATGCAAGGGCTCAGAAATGTGTGATGGTTGGGTACCAACATGGAGTAAAAGGGTACAGGTTGTGGTGCACTGAAGAGGGGAACAAGAAGATAATTGTGAGCCGAGATGTGGTATTCCATGAGCATCATATGCCATTCTTGAAGACTGAGGatcagatgggtgaaagagtaTCTATTGATCAAGAAGTTCAGCATGGCCAGCCACCACCTAGTGATCCAGATGATCAGAATGGAGGTGGAGCTTCAAGTTCCCATGAAGCTTCAAGTCCACAGCAACCCCAGCAACGAGATCAGATTGATGATGATCAGAGATCACATATTATAGCCAGGGACAGAAACAGAAGAGAGATTAGAAAGCCAGCTAGGTTCAGTGATTATGAGATGAGTTTTTTTGCTCTCTGTGTTGCTGAGGTATTGGAGTGCTTAGAGCCATCCACCTATGCTGAAGCTATGTCGAGTAAGGAAAAGGAGAAATGGCTTGcagctatgagagaagagatcCAGTCACTACTCAAAAACCacacttggattttggtgaagaaTCCAGGGACCCAAAAGCTTATTagctgcaaatggatcttcaagatGAAGATTGAAGTTGGTGAAGTTGAGAGTGTCAGATTTAAGGCACGGCTtgttgctagaggattcactcaagaagaggggattgattataatgatgtgttcTCTCCGGTTGTAAAACACAGTTCCATCAGGATATTGCTTGCTCTTGTTGCAAAGTATGATTGGGAGTTACACCAACTCgatgtcaagacagccttcttgcatggtgaacttgaagaaac is part of the Salvia splendens isolate huo1 chromosome 6, SspV2, whole genome shotgun sequence genome and encodes:
- the LOC121809481 gene encoding amino acid permease 3-like isoform X2, with product MTLIFSLLHPTVIVRLYSNNICIGTLFTATSHIITAVIGSGVLSLAWATAQLGWIAGPAMLFMFSFVTYYASTLLASCYRSGDPDTGKRNYTYMDAVRSNLGGVHVKLCGAVQYLNLFGTAIGYTIAASISMMAIERSNCFHTKGHEDPCKVSNNSYMIAFGVLQVVLSQIPKFDEIWWLSIVAAVMSFTYSLIGLGLGISKVAENGQIRGSLTGVSIGEVTEMEKVWRSFQALGAMAFAYSYSLILIEIQDTIKSPPSEYKTMKKASMISVSVTTIFYMLCGCFGYAAFGDMSPGNLLTGFGFYNPYWLLDIANAAIIIHLVGAYQVFCQPLFAFIEKVAEKHLPESTFSVINKEIPVPVPGLKSPFKLNLFRLVWRTLFVVTTTVISMIMPFFNDVVGLIGALGFWPLTVFFPVEMYISSHKIPKWSSRWICLQMLSGACLIISIAAAAGSVAGVVSDLKVYKPFKTSY
- the LOC121809481 gene encoding amino acid permease 3-like isoform X3 — translated: MGESHHHNNQIFDISIDVPHGGATKLYDDDGRPKRTGGVHVKLCGAVQYLNLFGTAIGYTIAASISMMAIERSNCFHTKGHEDPCKVSNNSYMIAFGVLQVVLSQIPKFDEIWWLSIVAAVMSFTYSLIGLGLGISKVAENGQIRGSLTGVSIGEVTEMEKVWRSFQALGAMAFAYSYSLILIEIQDTIKSPPSEYKTMKKASMISVSVTTIFYMLCGCFGYAAFGDMSPGNLLTGFGFYNPYWLLDIANAAIIIHLVGAYQVFCQPLFAFIEKVAEKHLPESTFSVINKEIPVPVPGLKSPFKLNLFRLVWRTLFVVTTTVISMIMPFFNDVVGLIGALGFWPLTVFFPVEMYISSHKIPKWSSRWICLQMLSGACLIISIAAAAGSVAGVVSDLKVYKPFKTSY
- the LOC121809481 gene encoding amino acid permease 3-like isoform X1, with the protein product MGESHHHNNQIFDISIDVPHGGATKLYDDDGRPKRTGTLFTATSHIITAVIGSGVLSLAWATAQLGWIAGPAMLFMFSFVTYYASTLLASCYRSGDPDTGKRNYTYMDAVRSNLGGVHVKLCGAVQYLNLFGTAIGYTIAASISMMAIERSNCFHTKGHEDPCKVSNNSYMIAFGVLQVVLSQIPKFDEIWWLSIVAAVMSFTYSLIGLGLGISKVAENGQIRGSLTGVSIGEVTEMEKVWRSFQALGAMAFAYSYSLILIEIQDTIKSPPSEYKTMKKASMISVSVTTIFYMLCGCFGYAAFGDMSPGNLLTGFGFYNPYWLLDIANAAIIIHLVGAYQVFCQPLFAFIEKVAEKHLPESTFSVINKEIPVPVPGLKSPFKLNLFRLVWRTLFVVTTTVISMIMPFFNDVVGLIGALGFWPLTVFFPVEMYISSHKIPKWSSRWICLQMLSGACLIISIAAAAGSVAGVVSDLKVYKPFKTSY